In one Roseburia intestinalis L1-82 genomic region, the following are encoded:
- a CDS encoding ABC transporter ATP-binding protein, whose translation MAKYVGYKRPKDTKKTMKHFLTYLGHYKWAFFLVAILVFISAGAGICGTYLIKPLVNNFIVPGNMKGLLLAVIGMGVMYLCGALATLGYNRLMVHTSQKVVSEIRMDLFRHTQKLPLKYFDDNTRGEIMSHFTNDVDTVQEAMNNSFAMIIQSFLTLFGTITMMMVLSVKLTMLVVVFLVITFLFMQYNGKCSKKYYHRQQQELGNINGFVQEMMAGQKVEKVFNHEKENFKEFCEMNERFRRESTNALAHSGMLVPVIVALSYFNYALSACVGGMFVIRGLMDLGSLSAYLVYVRQSAMPLNQFTQQVNFLLSALSGAERIFDMMDETEEIDEGKVTLCNVCKNADGTLTECAEITGLYAWKLSSGELVLLKGDVRFHDVVFSYVSEKTVLNGISLFAKPGQKIAFVGSTGAGKTTIVNLINRFYDIQAGQITYDGIDVKDIRKDDLRRSLAMVIQDTHLFTGTIADNIRYGKLDATDEEIREAAKIANADSFISRLPQGYDTMLYGDGSNLSQGQQQLIAIARAAIAKPPVLILDEATSSIDTRTECLIEKGMDAIMEGRTVFVIAHRLSTVRNSNAIMVLEKGEIIERGSHDELLEQKGRYYQLYTGQFELE comes from the coding sequence ATGGCAAAGTATGTGGGATATAAAAGACCAAAAGATACGAAAAAGACCATGAAGCACTTCCTGACTTATCTCGGTCATTACAAGTGGGCATTTTTCCTTGTGGCAATTCTTGTATTTATCAGTGCGGGGGCAGGAATCTGCGGCACATATCTGATCAAACCGCTCGTCAACAATTTCATTGTGCCGGGAAATATGAAGGGACTTCTTTTGGCAGTCATCGGCATGGGTGTGATGTACCTGTGCGGTGCGCTCGCAACGCTCGGCTATAACCGGCTGATGGTGCACACCTCGCAGAAAGTCGTGAGCGAAATCCGCATGGATCTGTTCCGGCACACACAGAAACTCCCACTGAAATATTTTGACGACAACACGCGCGGCGAGATCATGAGCCATTTTACCAACGATGTCGACACGGTGCAGGAGGCGATGAACAACAGTTTTGCTATGATCATCCAGAGTTTTCTGACATTGTTTGGAACGATCACAATGATGATGGTGCTCAGCGTAAAACTGACCATGCTCGTGGTGGTATTTTTAGTCATTACCTTTTTGTTCATGCAGTACAATGGAAAATGCAGCAAAAAATATTATCACAGACAGCAGCAGGAACTCGGAAACATCAACGGTTTTGTGCAGGAGATGATGGCAGGACAGAAGGTGGAGAAAGTTTTCAACCATGAAAAGGAAAACTTTAAAGAGTTCTGTGAAATGAATGAGCGGTTTCGCAGGGAGTCTACAAATGCACTGGCACATTCAGGTATGCTCGTGCCGGTGATCGTGGCGCTTTCCTATTTTAACTATGCGCTCTCAGCATGTGTCGGCGGCATGTTTGTGATCCGCGGGCTCATGGATTTGGGAAGCCTGTCGGCTTATCTTGTATATGTGAGACAGAGTGCGATGCCGTTAAATCAGTTTACACAGCAGGTCAATTTCCTGTTGTCGGCGCTCTCAGGTGCAGAGCGTATTTTTGACATGATGGACGAGACGGAGGAGATTGACGAGGGAAAAGTGACACTCTGCAATGTCTGTAAAAATGCGGATGGCACACTGACAGAATGCGCGGAAATTACAGGATTGTATGCGTGGAAACTGTCATCAGGAGAACTGGTACTGTTAAAGGGAGATGTGCGTTTCCATGATGTCGTATTCAGCTATGTGTCGGAGAAAACGGTGCTGAACGGAATATCATTGTTTGCAAAACCGGGACAGAAGATCGCTTTTGTCGGATCAACGGGTGCCGGAAAGACAACGATCGTAAACCTCATCAACCGGTTTTATGATATTCAGGCGGGACAGATCACATATGATGGGATCGACGTCAAAGATATTCGAAAAGATGACCTGCGGCGTTCCCTTGCCATGGTCATACAGGATACACATTTGTTTACCGGGACGATCGCAGACAATATCCGTTACGGGAAACTGGATGCGACGGATGAGGAGATCCGGGAGGCGGCGAAGATCGCCAATGCGGATTCCTTTATCAGCCGTCTGCCGCAGGGGTATGACACGATGCTTTACGGAGATGGGAGCAATTTATCGCAGGGACAGCAGCAGCTCATCGCGATCGCAAGAGCGGCGATCGCAAAACCTCCGGTACTGATCTTAGACGAGGCGACAAGTTCGATCGACACAAGGACGGAGTGTTTGATCGAAAAAGGCATGGATGCCATTATGGAGGGAAGAACCGTATTTGTCATTGCACACAGGCTCTCAACCGTAAGAAATTCCAATGCGATCATGGTACTTGAAAAAGGTGAGATCATTGAGCGCGGCAGTCATGACGAGCTTTTAGAGCAGAAAGGCAGATATTATCAGTTGTATACAGGACAGTTTGAATTGGAGTGA
- a CDS encoding ABC transporter substrate-binding protein, translated as MKKRILAAMLTLSMVVSMTACGNSEAGGSKDSAKNNGNGDEPYTVTMVLNGSTQPDEERIEQKINEILEPELNANLDIVVLPWASASQQLQLMLSGDEKIDVFYTQATNAVQYMNAGQIVDMSELIDKYGTNIKQIYGEDIAKINQVEGFVYGVPNQIERGSIPAIFMRKDLVEKYNIDTTQIKEPKDLESVFETVKAGEPDMTMLYSSSENDAPATRLFRGDTLSDNNYLGVLMDQTNSTKLENFFATDWFKDTTTMLHNWYQKGYISQDAGTNTENWRTVCKAGNLFSLFFSYHPGTPVEFESSTGYDFEIVPFYNEPIINSSSYNGVTFSIAQNSENPEKTMEVLDYIYGSSEIMNLLNWGEQDKDYVIEDADNGIINFPEGITSDNAGYNLNLGWELPNQFIAYKWTGSDPQLWEKMEEFNGSAKSSKAVGFLFDSSNCSSEIAALSNIVKQYSGALYSGSGDPDELIPELLEALDDAGINEVIQAKQEQLDAFLAAK; from the coding sequence ATGAAAAAAAGAATTCTAGCAGCTATGCTTACTTTGTCTATGGTTGTGTCCATGACAGCATGCGGAAATTCAGAAGCAGGAGGATCAAAGGATTCAGCTAAAAATAACGGTAATGGGGATGAACCATATACAGTTACCATGGTTCTGAATGGAAGCACACAGCCGGATGAAGAAAGAATCGAACAAAAAATCAATGAGATTCTTGAACCGGAACTTAATGCGAATCTTGATATTGTTGTGCTGCCGTGGGCAAGTGCAAGCCAGCAGTTACAGCTTATGTTATCAGGGGATGAAAAAATTGATGTCTTTTATACCCAGGCAACCAATGCAGTGCAGTATATGAATGCAGGACAGATTGTAGACATGTCTGAACTGATTGATAAATATGGAACAAATATCAAACAGATTTATGGAGAGGATATAGCTAAGATCAATCAGGTCGAAGGCTTTGTATATGGCGTGCCAAATCAGATTGAACGAGGAAGTATTCCTGCCATATTTATGAGAAAAGATCTGGTGGAAAAGTACAATATTGATACAACACAGATTAAAGAACCAAAAGATCTGGAAAGTGTTTTTGAGACAGTAAAAGCGGGAGAGCCGGATATGACAATGTTATATTCGAGCAGTGAGAATGATGCACCGGCTACAAGATTATTCCGTGGAGATACTCTGTCAGATAACAATTATCTTGGTGTACTCATGGATCAGACGAACAGCACAAAATTAGAAAACTTCTTTGCGACGGACTGGTTTAAAGATACAACTACCATGCTGCATAACTGGTATCAGAAGGGATATATCAGCCAGGATGCAGGAACTAACACAGAGAACTGGAGAACAGTATGCAAGGCTGGAAATTTATTTTCACTGTTTTTTTCTTATCATCCTGGAACACCGGTAGAATTTGAAAGCTCCACCGGCTATGATTTTGAGATCGTGCCATTTTATAACGAACCGATCATAAATAGCTCATCCTATAATGGTGTTACATTCTCAATTGCCCAGAATTCAGAAAATCCGGAGAAAACAATGGAAGTACTGGATTATATCTACGGAAGTTCAGAGATCATGAATCTTTTAAACTGGGGTGAACAGGATAAAGACTATGTGATAGAAGATGCTGATAATGGCATTATCAATTTCCCGGAAGGAATCACTTCTGATAATGCAGGCTATAACTTAAACCTTGGATGGGAATTGCCAAATCAGTTTATTGCTTATAAATGGACTGGTTCAGATCCGCAATTATGGGAAAAAATGGAAGAATTTAACGGTTCTGCAAAGAGCTCCAAAGCAGTAGGATTTTTATTTGACAGCAGTAATTGTTCAAGTGAGATCGCAGCTCTTTCCAATATTGTAAAACAATACAGCGGAGCACTTTACAGCGGTTCCGGAGATCCAGATGAACTTATTCCGGAATTGTTAGAAGCATTAGATGATGCGGGAATCAATGAAGTGATCCAGGCAAAACAGGAACAGTTAGATGCTTTTCTTGCAGCAAAATAA
- a CDS encoding alpha/beta fold hydrolase produces MTENSYKTRCGCIHYFVNLIDKQKITLVFLPGLTADHRLFEKQTEYLEKKQNVFVWDAPSHALSRPFTNNYSLSDMAEWLDEILAKEEIYNPIIIGQSMGGYLAQMYMELYPDKIKGFISIDSAPLQKSYISAIEIWLLERAEPLYRIYPWKALLRAGSRGCAETEYGQKLMQKMMMSYDSDPKEYARLAGFGYRMLAEAIKADLPYRISCPALLICGEKDKAGSAKSYNKKWHQREGLPLKWIKNAGHNSNTDQPDEINSLIEKFIRGVECI; encoded by the coding sequence ATGACAGAAAACAGTTATAAAACACGCTGTGGCTGCATCCATTATTTTGTAAATCTAATAGATAAACAGAAAATTACGTTAGTCTTTTTGCCGGGACTTACAGCAGATCACAGGCTTTTTGAGAAGCAGACAGAATATCTTGAGAAAAAACAGAATGTGTTTGTATGGGATGCACCATCACATGCATTATCCAGACCATTTACGAATAATTACAGTCTGTCTGACATGGCAGAATGGCTTGATGAAATCTTAGCAAAAGAAGAAATTTATAATCCCATCATTATCGGTCAGTCTATGGGGGGATACCTGGCTCAAATGTATATGGAATTATATCCGGATAAGATAAAAGGCTTTATCTCCATCGATTCTGCACCGCTTCAAAAGTCTTATATTAGTGCAATAGAAATATGGCTTCTTGAAAGAGCAGAGCCATTATATAGAATATATCCATGGAAAGCGCTTCTTAGGGCTGGTTCAAGAGGGTGCGCAGAGACGGAATATGGACAGAAGCTTATGCAAAAGATGATGATGTCCTATGATTCAGACCCTAAAGAATATGCAAGGCTTGCCGGTTTTGGTTACAGAATGCTTGCTGAGGCGATCAAAGCGGATCTCCCATATCGTATCAGTTGTCCGGCATTACTTATCTGTGGAGAAAAGGATAAAGCGGGTTCAGCCAAAAGCTACAATAAAAAATGGCATCAGAGAGAAGGTTTACCGCTTAAATGGATAAAGAATGCTGGCCATAATTCCAATACGGATCAGCCGGATGAAATAAACAGTCTTATAGAAAAATTTATTAGAGGGGTAGAATGTATATGA
- a CDS encoding ABC transporter ATP-binding protein, which produces MLKRVFSYMKEYKKYAWLGLLCIGVEVILEITVPLLMADLIDYGVTNADETYIIKKGLQMALCAVLALILGVGSAKFSALAGQGLGANIRKAEYEKLQSYSFSNIDHFSVSSLVTRLTSDVTNIQNAVSTGMRPFGRSPVMLIFATSFAFRINSTLALVFLVALPTLAVLLILIIINVGPLYGRMQSAIDQVNRCIQENLTAIRVVKSYVRGDYEVEKFGVVNENLKSESEKAFGTAVLNMPAMQFVMYGTILGILLIGGKLINEGKMMIGQLTSFLSYVLLILNSLMMMSNVFLLMTRSLASAERIMEVIDEKIDITDENAKDIAVAKGEIEFDHVWFKYKDTAKEYVLSDVSFHIKPGQTVGIIGQTGSSKTTLVQLIPRLYDVTKGEVKIDGINVKEYPVRHLRDAVAMVLQKNTLFSGSLIDNLRWGNENATLDEIKEACQIACVDEFVERLADGYDTEMGQEGVNVSGGQKQRICIARAILKKPKVLILDDSTSAVDTATEAKIRSGLAEKLPDMTKIIIAQRISSVRHADQIIIMDRGHVEAIGTHESLLRDNQIYQEIYASQKEGADL; this is translated from the coding sequence ATGTTAAAACGAGTTTTTTCTTATATGAAAGAATATAAGAAATATGCATGGTTAGGTCTGTTATGCATCGGCGTGGAGGTGATCTTAGAGATCACGGTGCCGCTTCTTATGGCGGACCTGATTGACTATGGAGTCACAAATGCGGATGAGACTTACATTATAAAAAAAGGTCTGCAGATGGCACTCTGTGCAGTGCTGGCATTGATCCTTGGTGTCGGAAGTGCAAAATTTTCCGCGCTTGCAGGACAGGGACTCGGTGCAAATATAAGAAAGGCGGAGTACGAAAAACTCCAGTCTTATTCATTTTCCAATATAGACCATTTCAGCGTGTCGTCGCTTGTCACGCGTCTGACGAGCGATGTGACGAACATCCAGAATGCAGTGTCCACCGGTATGCGTCCGTTTGGGCGGAGTCCGGTCATGCTTATTTTTGCGACATCGTTTGCATTTCGGATCAATTCGACACTGGCGCTGGTCTTTCTTGTGGCACTGCCGACGTTAGCAGTGCTTTTAATTCTTATCATTATCAATGTCGGACCGCTTTACGGGCGCATGCAGAGTGCAATTGACCAGGTAAACCGGTGCATTCAGGAAAATCTTACGGCAATCCGTGTTGTGAAATCCTATGTCAGAGGCGATTACGAAGTGGAAAAATTCGGTGTCGTCAATGAAAATTTAAAATCAGAGTCCGAAAAGGCGTTTGGAACGGCAGTGCTGAACATGCCAGCCATGCAGTTTGTCATGTACGGGACGATCCTTGGAATCCTTTTGATCGGTGGAAAGCTGATCAATGAGGGGAAGATGATGATCGGACAGCTTACAAGTTTTTTGAGTTATGTGCTGTTAATTCTTAATTCCCTGATGATGATGTCAAATGTGTTCCTGCTCATGACAAGGTCGCTGGCATCCGCAGAGCGGATCATGGAAGTCATTGATGAAAAAATCGATATCACAGACGAAAATGCAAAAGACATTGCCGTGGCAAAAGGTGAGATCGAATTTGACCATGTGTGGTTCAAATACAAGGACACTGCAAAGGAATATGTGCTCTCCGATGTTTCTTTCCATATCAAACCGGGGCAGACGGTCGGCATCATCGGTCAGACCGGTTCGTCAAAGACTACACTGGTGCAGCTTATCCCAAGGCTTTACGATGTGACAAAGGGCGAGGTAAAGATCGACGGAATCAATGTAAAAGAGTATCCGGTCAGACATCTTCGGGACGCAGTTGCGATGGTACTGCAGAAAAATACGCTGTTTTCCGGTTCACTGATCGATAACCTCCGCTGGGGAAATGAAAATGCAACATTGGATGAGATTAAAGAAGCATGTCAGATTGCCTGTGTGGATGAGTTTGTGGAACGGCTTGCGGATGGTTATGATACCGAGATGGGACAGGAGGGAGTCAATGTGTCCGGCGGGCAGAAACAGAGGATCTGCATTGCCAGAGCCATTTTGAAAAAGCCGAAAGTACTGATCTTAGATGACTCCACAAGCGCGGTGGACACCGCGACGGAGGCGAAGATACGAAGCGGGCTTGCAGAAAAACTGCCGGATATGACAAAGATCATCATTGCGCAGAGGATATCGTCTGTCCGCCATGCTGACCAGATCATTATCATGGACAGGGGGCATGTGGAGGCAATCGGCACACATGAGAGTCTGCTCCGTGACAATCAGATCTATCAGGAAATCTATGCATCACAGAAGGAAGGAGCTGATCTTTAA
- a CDS encoding carbohydrate ABC transporter permease, with amino-acid sequence MTNSKKTKRYQFWINLILIVMTLTIILPFLLVFISSITDETVLIRNGYSFFPEKISFYAYQYIIRQGEKILRAYGVTILITVVGTFFNLMFSALLAYPLSVKTLPYRRQITFFVFFTMLFNGGLVPTYLMYVNYFHIKNTIWALIIPNLLLSANNVLMIRSYFMTSIPEALYEAAKIDGAGHTKIFFQITFPLGKPILVTMGLFSALAYWNDWTNGLYYLSGNQGQKLYSIQNLLNQMITDIQYLASGKVAGNIGAEVAKLPTTSIRMAIAFIAMLPLFIIYPFLQKYFAEGITLGAVKG; translated from the coding sequence ATGACAAATTCAAAAAAAACAAAGAGATACCAGTTTTGGATCAATCTGATACTGATCGTGATGACATTGACTATTATTTTACCATTTTTGCTGGTATTTATTTCATCCATCACGGATGAAACAGTGTTGATCCGGAATGGATATTCCTTTTTCCCGGAAAAAATAAGCTTTTATGCATATCAGTATATTATCAGACAGGGAGAGAAAATACTCCGTGCGTATGGCGTTACAATTCTTATTACGGTAGTAGGTACCTTTTTTAATCTGATGTTTTCAGCATTACTGGCATATCCGCTGTCTGTGAAGACATTGCCTTATAGAAGGCAGATTACTTTTTTTGTATTTTTTACAATGTTATTTAATGGCGGTTTAGTACCTACATATCTGATGTATGTAAATTATTTTCATATAAAAAATACAATATGGGCACTGATAATTCCTAATTTGTTGCTGAGTGCGAACAATGTGCTGATGATACGGAGCTATTTTATGACAAGTATTCCGGAAGCATTGTATGAAGCGGCAAAAATTGATGGCGCAGGACATACAAAAATCTTTTTTCAAATTACGTTTCCACTTGGTAAACCTATCCTTGTAACCATGGGATTATTTTCGGCACTGGCATATTGGAACGACTGGACAAATGGTTTATACTATTTATCAGGAAATCAGGGACAGAAATTATATAGTATCCAGAATCTTTTGAATCAGATGATCACTGATATCCAGTATCTTGCAAGCGGTAAGGTTGCCGGAAATATAGGGGCAGAAGTTGCAAAACTTCCGACAACGTCCATAAGGATGGCAATTGCTTTTATAGCAATGCTTCCATTATTTATCATTTATCCGTTTTTACAGAAATATTTCGCAGAGGGTATTACGCTAGGGGCAGTAAAAGGTTAA
- a CDS encoding MarR family winged helix-turn-helix transcriptional regulator: protein MKNEIFDVEMLRRRFIRPYFIELGLTVGQGQPHILKELREHGAMNQKELSDACLIEVTTMSRTIDRLEKMGLVKRESNPACRRSWTIALTEEGCEMADKVIEIFEMTDGIMKSGMSEDELEILSAGLEKVKSNLWTAIRNNEENTK, encoded by the coding sequence GTGAAAAATGAGATTTTTGATGTTGAAATGTTAAGAAGACGGTTTATCCGGCCGTATTTTATAGAGCTTGGACTTACGGTGGGACAGGGACAGCCGCACATTTTAAAGGAACTGAGGGAGCACGGTGCAATGAACCAGAAAGAATTGTCTGATGCCTGCCTGATCGAAGTTACGACGATGTCGCGGACGATCGACCGGTTAGAAAAGATGGGACTTGTAAAGCGGGAGAGCAATCCCGCCTGCCGCCGTTCCTGGACGATTGCACTCACGGAAGAAGGATGTGAGATGGCGGATAAAGTTATTGAGATATTTGAGATGACAGATGGTATAATGAAAAGCGGAATGAGTGAAGATGAACTTGAGATACTGTCTGCAGGTCTTGAAAAAGTAAAGAGCAACCTCTGGACGGCAATCAGGAATAACGAGGAAAATACGAAATAA
- a CDS encoding ABC transporter permease, which yields MIVLYATFLAKVYKDSFTSAFPEGFTIAEKLIDGTVASQLVAALLAVSCVTVTFCVNLTMVQDKVNGIRKDLNVSPISRSKIYLGYFLATVLNSLLVNGLALVIGLLYIGKMGWYLSFVDVLWIIIDEILLVLFGSTLSSIISYPLTTQGQMSAVGTIVSAGYGFICGAYMPISNFGSGLQKALSYLPGTYGTSLIKNHMLRGIFEEMESEKLPEELITAIRETLDCNPQFHGNVVNTTQMILIMAGSIVVLGAIFLLMTCLPEKENR from the coding sequence TTGATTGTATTGTATGCAACATTTTTAGCAAAGGTTTATAAGGACTCTTTTACATCAGCATTTCCGGAAGGATTTACGATTGCGGAAAAGTTGATTGATGGGACAGTTGCATCCCAGCTAGTTGCCGCTCTCTTAGCAGTAAGCTGTGTAACAGTTACATTCTGCGTGAATCTTACAATGGTTCAGGACAAGGTGAATGGTATAAGGAAGGACTTAAATGTTTCACCGATAAGTCGCTCAAAGATATATCTTGGATATTTCCTTGCAACAGTGCTGAATTCATTGCTTGTAAATGGGCTGGCACTTGTGATCGGACTTCTTTACATAGGAAAAATGGGCTGGTATTTAAGCTTTGTGGATGTGCTTTGGATTATTATTGATGAGATTCTTCTGGTGCTATTTGGAAGTACACTTTCAAGTATTATAAGCTATCCGCTTACTACGCAGGGGCAGATGTCAGCAGTAGGAACGATTGTCAGCGCAGGCTATGGCTTTATCTGTGGAGCATATATGCCAATCTCTAATTTTGGCTCTGGATTGCAGAAAGCATTGTCATATCTTCCGGGGACTTATGGAACTTCACTTATTAAGAATCATATGCTTCGTGGCATATTTGAGGAGATGGAGAGTGAGAAGCTTCCAGAGGAGCTGATAACGGCAATAAGGGAAACGTTAGACTGTAATCCGCAGTTTCATGGAAATGTAGTTAATACAACACAGATGATATTAATTATGGCGGGCAGTATCGTGGTATTGGGAGCAATTTTTCTTCTTATGACTTGTCTGCCGGAAAAAGAAAACAGGTAA
- a CDS encoding TetR/AcrR family transcriptional regulator gives MNEKFYALSEEKQSQILNAAYKVFATNQYKKAPTSEIAAEAGISKSLLFHYFHNKLELYLFLWKHAADLTKKYMCKYKVYETDDFFEMLRRGLMAKCAVMRKYTFLSLFSINSYFETEPDIQSTIQQDVQDATHTTLELLLSILDLDFIRKDIEFARIYKEILYASDGMLKYWYRTGNYDVTVFEQEYLEMINHWEIVYGKGKENDRKQL, from the coding sequence ATGAATGAAAAATTTTATGCATTGTCGGAAGAAAAACAATCTCAAATATTGAATGCTGCATATAAAGTATTTGCAACGAATCAATATAAGAAGGCACCAACCTCAGAAATTGCGGCAGAAGCTGGAATATCCAAGTCACTATTATTTCATTATTTTCATAACAAACTGGAGCTATATCTTTTTCTATGGAAGCATGCAGCAGATTTGACAAAAAAATACATGTGTAAATATAAGGTATATGAAACAGATGATTTTTTTGAAATGCTGCGTCGAGGTTTGATGGCTAAGTGTGCAGTGATGAGAAAATACACATTTTTATCCCTGTTTTCCATTAATTCATACTTTGAAACAGAGCCGGATATTCAATCAACAATTCAACAGGATGTACAGGATGCTACTCATACGACATTGGAATTACTTCTGTCGATTTTGGATCTCGATTTCATCCGCAAGGATATAGAGTTTGCTCGTATATATAAAGAAATTCTGTATGCTTCAGATGGGATGCTAAAGTACTGGTACAGAACAGGGAATTATGATGTAACTGTTTTTGAACAGGAATATCTGGAAATGATAAATCATTGGGAAATAGTTTATGGAAAGGGGAAGGAAAATGACAGAAAACAGTTATAA
- a CDS encoding ABC transporter permease: MKKKKNKVKEYLPLYLMMLPGLLYLLINNYLPMTGIILAFKKLNFSKGILASPWAGLDNFKFLFSSKDAWIITRNTLLYNIAFILVNMVVGIAIAILICEVKNTKMKKIYQSAILLPFLMSMVILSYIVYALLSAENGLVNNTILPLLHIDPIQWYQKPKYWPAILIIANCWKGVGYGCLIYIASLIGIDPTYYEAARLDGATKWQEITKITLPCLVPTIITLLLLSIGRIFYSDFGLFYQVPMNSGVLFPTTNVIDTYVYRALIEQGNISMSSAAGVYQSLVGFVIVMLSNWIVRRVDKDRALF; this comes from the coding sequence ATGAAGAAGAAAAAGAACAAAGTTAAGGAATATCTGCCGCTCTATCTGATGATGCTTCCGGGATTATTATATCTGCTGATCAATAATTATCTTCCGATGACAGGTATTATACTTGCTTTTAAAAAGTTGAATTTTTCAAAAGGAATTTTGGCAAGCCCGTGGGCAGGACTGGATAATTTTAAATTTTTGTTCTCGTCAAAAGATGCCTGGATTATTACAAGAAATACATTGCTATATAATATAGCGTTTATTCTTGTCAATATGGTCGTTGGAATTGCAATCGCAATTTTAATCTGTGAAGTTAAGAACACAAAAATGAAAAAAATATACCAGAGTGCTATATTATTGCCATTTTTGATGTCGATGGTCATTTTAAGCTATATTGTGTATGCACTTTTAAGTGCCGAAAATGGTCTTGTAAACAATACGATCCTGCCATTACTGCATATAGATCCGATCCAGTGGTATCAGAAACCAAAATACTGGCCGGCGATTCTTATCATTGCAAACTGCTGGAAAGGAGTGGGATACGGATGTCTGATTTATATTGCATCGCTGATCGGTATTGATCCGACTTATTATGAGGCAGCAAGACTGGATGGAGCCACAAAGTGGCAGGAAATCACAAAAATCACATTGCCATGCCTGGTACCGACAATCATTACGCTGTTATTATTGAGCATTGGAAGAATCTTCTATTCTGATTTTGGATTATTTTATCAGGTTCCGATGAACTCCGGTGTGTTGTTCCCAACAACAAACGTAATTGATACGTATGTATATCGTGCATTGATCGAACAGGGAAATATCAGTATGTCATCCGCAGCGGGTGTATACCAGTCATTAGTAGGTTTTGTCATTGTCATGTTAAGTAACTGGATCGTTAGACGTGTAGATAAAGACAGAGCATTGTTTTAG